The nucleotide sequence AGACTGTCATTAGCGTAGACGTGCTTAGAAGGGCCGGGGTAAGTCGAGAATGTCACCTCAAACATTCAGTTGCCTCCCTTgcgttataaaaaatattgaagagTGGTCCCCCTTCATGTgcttaatttttgaaaaatattaatcatgaataaaagaaaaatatgaatgcatttGCAATTTCATCTATTTCTATAAATGCATGTCtttatttgtacaattttatGTCGAAATATGTccttattacatatttttatgcTTGCAGATTGATGTGACTGTAGCTGGGCTGAACGACGCAGAGGCGGTTGAATGTAGTCGTAAGGTGAAGATTGTACCCGACATGTCGCTTGGTGAGGCCAGCAAGCACGGGCCATATGATGTTATCGTCTGTCCTGGGGGAGCTCAGGGTGCTAACAACCTTGCTAGTGTTAGTTAAACTAAATTTTTACTTGTAAATTCAATCCTAATtagttttaaacttatttacacttatttatttttacaaagattttgaaacttttcaATCACTCTTGTTGATACGATGTTGTGTGATAGTGTGGgtttgtgttgtgggggaaaccggagtacacGAAAAAAATCCTCATGTCCAACTTGGCGACTACAAACCAAACTGACATGCGCCCAGGCCTGGAATCAAACCAAAGatgcctaggtgagaagcgagtgcacaaACCACTGTGCTAACCATACAACCAATATACAGTGCATTGCTggttaaaagaaaattttaggttaaattttcattttattcatctAATATGTAAGACTTTTTGCTGTCTCATAGCACTCTTACGCAGTGTAAGGTTTACGACTTAGATGTCTTACTTACATCATGGTTtgaagctgtactctcacagattgaacgttttgacaacttttttattctttgtcttggaacgagccaatttatatgaaaatgcatagaaaccagtgatataagactgctgaaaaaagtcAGATTGCAGattagttcaaaaattgattttttatgtatttttcttatcaattttcgacggaaatatgaaaatctgcaatctgatcttttgtcagcagtattatatgactggtttgcagatacttacgcaaaattggctcattccaagacaaaaatatataaaaagttgcCCAAAAAGTAAagctgtgagagttcagctttaaagcTCTCACCAGTACTGTTTGAACTTTCATTATAGTTTACTTAAATCAACTTATGATGTTAGCTGTTCATTTTTACAACAGTCTGCAGAGGTTGGACAGATCTTGAGTGAGCAGGAGAAAGGAGGCAGACTGGTAGCTGCCGTCTGTGCAGGTTTGTTgtattcttaaatgtttaaggattattgtcatttgttcCCAAGTGTTTATGCTGTTAAAAAGCAGGAGAGCATGCAATCAATTTTCATGAAGTATGCCAGCCCTTTTTGTGAAAACGCGAGTGTACCTTTCTGTGTTCAAATTATTACAGCATGAACACATGAGCATTTCGAATAATTAGGCATCACTTTTACGGTAAAGATATGTAAAAACTCCTGCACAAATTCTTTATCGTTTCCAACATGGCCAAATACTTGGATCTACTTATCAGGGATGGGAGAAAATATATTCGAGTCTTCTCAAAAGGAGcatcagtactggtttctacccaggcaTCGCATATAAGAGTTATTCCCATGAACATAAGCTTTCAACTGTTTACACAGTTAAATAAATTGGCACCATTGATGCACACGATATTTTCATTGGTCAATCTGTTTTAGGCTTTAAACATAATGATCTGTTTTCTTTGTATACTTAACTGTATTGAACCTGTTTTTTCCTAGCCCCAATCGCTCTTGCCAGCCATAAAATTGGAAGTGGAAAATCTGTGACCTCGCATCCTAGTGTCAAGGATAAAATGACTTCAGGTTTGTATATTACATTTCAGATGCacgttcatacatgtatatatattctaaTGTATCTAACTACAGAAAAATGTGTATGCCTGAGACATACTTTCATATGTGTAAACTAcagatatatatacattcatgtGTACACTACATGcattaataatatgtttatactaCATTCAAACATTCGTATGTTCACACTAGAcacacatttaatatatatttcaactaGACAcacatttgtatgttttaatgcaatGTTTGGATTATCCATACAATAATCAATATACATCCCAACATGTAATTTGTGAGGAAAGTATCATCCCTGTTGCTCAAAGAAAAAGGTCCAGGTattttcatagccttggtggCGATTTGACAGCATCATCAGCGGTGTTGTGCGAAACCTTGTTCAAATCTAGAAAAATGGTAATTGTTGTGTATGTATGCCAGAGACAATAGGCAAGGGttcagcaaggcccataactctggcttttaattttttgagaTGTGCCCCTTGATAGAATGGAAAAAGGACAACCATAGGAGTTCATTTCATTACACATTTGtactttaaattgttatttgtaGCTCAGCTTTCTTAAGTAATGTTCGACTtgcattttatgattttatattttctttcactttattaattttggatataaaaatgtaaaattgataaaaagtcAGGCATTTTAGTATCTCATTGAAAATGGTTGATATTGTACTATTTATATCTCTTTATCTGTGTTTGTTTAAAGCTGGGTACCAGTACTCAGAAGACAGAGTGGTACAAGATGGAAAACTGATTACAAGTCGCGGACCGGGTACCACTTTCGAGTTTGCCCTGAAAATTGTGGAAGTTTTGCTCGGAGCTGACAAAGCCAATTCCTTGGTGTCACCAATgcttttaaaattgtgaaaagGTGACTTTCCGAAAACAAAGCCATAAAGGGCATACCTGAAAGGatcccttttaaaaaaaaaaaaattctggtgccatttttgtttttctatgagTGTGATAGATGACTTTAGctcaatttaaaatgtaaatggcTAACCAAAACTGGTCCCTTTTAATTTTCTCTTTGCcggtgacattttttttctaagagTGTTACTGGCATCTATAACTTTAGCTCAATTTAAACTGCAGATGGCTTACCAAAAAGAATCCCTTTTCGTTTTTTCTTTGCTGGTGCTACTTATACTTTTGTAACTCTGAAAagttattaacttaaaaagtaATGGTAAAATTGCAATTCTTATTTATTGCAATTCTTTTAACAGATCAGTGATCCTATTGTTCCCAAAGGAAAGTGTGTAGTATAATAATATAACGGTACAATTTTGTTTGAACCGGAGGGGGTGGGAATTATCTTTGGAAAACCAGATTATTTATAATCCTGATCTGCAACTATTCCAGTGGATATATAATGTTGGAAGAATCTCTTAACAGCAGTTTGCCATAATTGTtttgatgtattgtatgtaGATATCTGTGCAAAAAATGTTGCAGATTGTAAAATGTAGAAGATGTGAAATCCTGTATGTTTGCAGTTAATTGACCCATATTGCTTTTTAGGATATGTCAGTATATGATATTATGTACTTGATTTATTGTTAAGCATTAACTTTGCACCTTGGTATTTTAAGTGCAAATTGTTTTtagtttgtaaattgtttttgaagaaataaaaactttaaaaaactgtttttgttatatttatcaatCATATATAAAGCCACGTCACACACTTTTGGGACTAAggacatatttattataaacaaaaatttcttccaaactgc is from Mya arenaria isolate MELC-2E11 chromosome 9, ASM2691426v1 and encodes:
- the LOC128203165 gene encoding Parkinson disease protein 7 homolog, giving the protein MLLCKLSTNIRFFQLVRRFCAIQANMTKALLILSEGAEEMETVISVDVLRRAGIDVTVAGLNDAEAVECSRKVKIVPDMSLGEASKHGPYDVIVCPGGAQGANNLASSAEVGQILSEQEKGGRLVAAVCAAPIALASHKIGSGKSVTSHPSVKDKMTSAGYQYSEDRVVQDGKLITSRGPGTTFEFALKIVEVLLGADKANSLVSPMLLKL